The following proteins come from a genomic window of Calditrichota bacterium:
- a CDS encoding PD-(D/E)XK nuclease family protein, producing the protein RVELRFLESGQTGSVDVEKMKMDKFLDDIQTAAHGIRQRDFEARPDYMSCRYCAFNSICPSVQS; encoded by the coding sequence CGTGTGGAACTCCGCTTTCTGGAATCGGGACAGACCGGATCCGTGGATGTGGAAAAAATGAAAATGGACAAATTCCTGGACGATATTCAAACGGCTGCTCATGGAATTCGCCAGAGAGATTTTGAAGCCCGGCCGGATTATATGAGCTGCCGCTACTGCGCGTTTAATTCCATTTGCCCCAGCGTGCAGAGTTAA